One window from the genome of Tachysurus vachellii isolate PV-2020 chromosome 5, HZAU_Pvac_v1, whole genome shotgun sequence encodes:
- the LOC132845459 gene encoding uncharacterized protein LOC132845459 isoform X2 — translation MSVTSLPLSAGEDTFELHSVELELEAVEKQIRDLQVKQAELRERKAALEAPRSQVNSRHLITTPSTSTPCVSLSRPNAPRKWPGQGQFTPAPGHRGSWVQQRRTRAGPRSRTSPPPPPPVFEIPTRTRFAPLRETDRDTVIIGDSIVRHVRATVAKGKARTHCLPGARVLDVAAQVPRVVSRNTGAVVLHAGSNDTSLRQSEILKRDFKTLVETVRSTAPTARIIVSGPLPTYQRGIERLFRADGLHPSRVGAEILSDHISRALHTF, via the exons ATGTCGGTTACgtctctgcctttgagtgcaggtgaggacacgttcgagctgcactcggtggaactggagctggaggctgtggagaagcagatccgcgacctacaggtgaagcaggccgagCTGCGGGAGCGGAAAGCAGCGCTGGAAGCCCCCCGGTCTCAGGTAAACTCCCGGCATTTAATCACTACTCCTtccacctctactccgtgtgtttctctgtccaggcccaacgcacccaggaagtggcctggccaggggcagttcactccagcgccggggcaccgcggatcctgggtgcagcagcggaggacacgtgccgggccccggtcgaggacctctccccctccaccaccgccggtcttcgagatccccacccggaCCCGCTTCGCCCCCCTTCGTGAGACGGACCGCgacactgtgatcatcggagactccatcgtccgccacgtccgtgctactgtggctaaaggtaaggctcgcactcactgcttacctggtgcccgtgttcttgatgtcgctgcacaggtacctagggtcgtgagcagaaacaccggagctgtggttcttcacgccggctcgaacgacaccagcctgaggcagtcggagatcctgaagagagacttcaagaccctggtggagacggttcgcagcacagcgcccacggcgaggatcatcgtgtccggaccacttccaacgtaccagcgaggaattgaaag gctgttccgcgctgacggcctgcaccccagcagagttggagcggagatcctctcggaccacatctccagggcgctgcacaccttctga
- the LOC132845459 gene encoding uncharacterized protein LOC132845459 isoform X1, with product MSVTSLPLSAGEDTFELHSVELELEAVEKQIRDLQVKQAELRERKAALEAPRSQVNSRHLITTPSTSTPCVSLSRPNAPRKWPGQGQFTPAPGHRGSWVQQRRTRAGPRSRTSPPPPPPVFEIPTRTRFAPLRETDRDTVIIGDSIVRHVRATVAKGKARTHCLPGARVLDVAAQVPRVVSRNTGAVVLHAGSNDTSLRQSEILKRDFKTLVETVRSTAPTARIIVSGPLPTYQRGIERFSRLFAFNEWLQSWCPAQNLHFIDNWNVFWERPRLFRADGLHPSRVGAEILSDHISRALHTF from the coding sequence ATGTCGGTTACgtctctgcctttgagtgcaggtgaggacacgttcgagctgcactcggtggaactggagctggaggctgtggagaagcagatccgcgacctacaggtgaagcaggccgagCTGCGGGAGCGGAAAGCAGCGCTGGAAGCCCCCCGGTCTCAGGTAAACTCCCGGCATTTAATCACTACTCCTtccacctctactccgtgtgtttctctgtccaggcccaacgcacccaggaagtggcctggccaggggcagttcactccagcgccggggcaccgcggatcctgggtgcagcagcggaggacacgtgccgggccccggtcgaggacctctccccctccaccaccgccggtcttcgagatccccacccggaCCCGCTTCGCCCCCCTTCGTGAGACGGACCGCgacactgtgatcatcggagactccatcgtccgccacgtccgtgctactgtggctaaaggtaaggctcgcactcactgcttacctggtgcccgtgttcttgatgtcgctgcacaggtacctagggtcgtgagcagaaacaccggagctgtggttcttcacgccggctcgaacgacaccagcctgaggcagtcggagatcctgaagagagacttcaagaccctggtggagacggttcgcagcacagcgcccacggcgaggatcatcgtgtccggaccacttccaacgtaccagcgaggaattgaaaggttcagtagactttttgcttttaatgaatggcttcagtcatggtgtccggctcagaatctacactttattgataactggaatgttttctgggagcgtcctaggctgttccgcgctgacggcctgcaccccagcagagttggagcggagatcctctcggaccacatctccagggcgctgcacaccttctga